Proteins encoded together in one Cicer arietinum cultivar CDC Frontier isolate Library 1 chromosome 4, Cicar.CDCFrontier_v2.0, whole genome shotgun sequence window:
- the LOC101504883 gene encoding probable xyloglucan endotransglucosylase/hydrolase protein 28, which yields MGKFHTRLFFFMFLFCFLLFIFPSCSVSPKNFPIIPFDEGYTPLFGDHNLIIHTNSKTVHLSLDESSGSGFASHDLYLHGYFSASIKLPYDYTAGVVVAFYLSNGDMYEKNHDEIDFEFLGNIRGKDWRVQTNVYGNGSTNIGREERYGLWFDPAEDFHQYSILWTDSKIIFYVDDVPIREIKRTESMKGDFPSKPMTLYATIWDASNWATNGGKYKVNYKYAPYVAEFTDFVLHGCSVNPIDHVTTNCDNTAQISDNVSFGVTPLEKIKMENFRLKHMTYSYCYDRIRYKVPLPECVINPQQDERLRKFDPVTFGNGRRHRRGKRHHRGQDNQAENAASF from the exons ATGGGCAAGTTTCATACGAGGTTGTTCTTTTTCATGTTCTTGttctgttttcttctttttatttttccttcttgTTCTGTTTCACCCAAAAACTTTCCAATCATACCCTTTGATGAAGGGTACACACCCTTATTTGGAGACCATAACTTGATAATTCATACTAATTCTAAAACCGTTCATCTCTCACTTGATGAATCATCAG GTTCTGGATTTGCTTCTCATGATCTTTACCTTCATGGGTATTTCAGTGCTTCAATTAAGTTACCTTATGATTACACTGCTGGGGTTGTTGTTGCATTTTAT TTATCAAATGGTGACATGTATGAGAAGAACCATGATGAAATAGACTTTGAGTTTTTAGGAAACATTAGAGGAAAAGATTGGAGGGTTCAAACCAATGTTTATGGTAATGGAAGTACAAACATTGGCAGAGAAGAAAGATATGGTCTATGGTTTGATCCTGCTGAGGATTTTCATCAGTACAGTATTCTATGGACAGATTCCAAGATCAT ATTTTATGTAGATGATGTTCCTATAAGAGAAATAAAGAGAACAGAGTCAATGAAAGGAGATTTCCCATCAAAGCCAATGACTTTATATGCTACCATATGGGATGCATCTAATTGGGCTACCAATGGTGGAAAATACAaagtaaattacaaatatgcACCATATGTTGCTGAGTTCACTGATTTTGTCTTACATGGTTGTTCAGTTAATCCTATTGATCATGTCACAACAAATTGTGACAACACTGCTCAAATTTCTGATAATGTTTCTTTTGGTGTAACACCAttagaaaaaatcaaaatggaGAACTTTAGGTTGAAACACATGACATATTCTTATTGTTATGACAGAATAAGATACAAAGTTCCTTTACCTGAATGTGTGATCAATCCTCAACAAGATGAAAGGCTAAGAAAATTTGATCCAGTTACATTCGGTAATGGTCGTCGGCACCGTCGTGGAAAGCGACACCACCGCGGCCAAGATAACCAAGCAGAAAATGCTGCTTCATTTTAA